The following are encoded in a window of Anoplopoma fimbria isolate UVic2021 breed Golden Eagle Sablefish chromosome 3, Afim_UVic_2022, whole genome shotgun sequence genomic DNA:
- the LOC129088704 gene encoding heterogeneous nuclear ribonucleoprotein C-like, producing MRLEVKVNILCNITNKNDFGNLNTLLVTKADVEAIFSKYGKIVGCSVHKGFAFVQFANERNARSAVGGEDGRMIVGQVLDINLAGEPKPHRSKTTKRSAGDMYRRRRKHKTVNVLRDNSSTDIMS from the exons ATGAGG TTGGAGGTGAAGGTTAACATCCTGTG CAACATCACCAACAAGAACGACTTCGGAAACCTCAACACCCTGCTGGTCACCAAGGCCGATGTGGAGGCCATCTTCTCCAAATACGGCAAGATCGTGGGCTGCTCTGTGCACAAGGGCTTCGCCTTCGTTCAGTTCGCCAACGAGAGAAACGCCCGGTCTGCCGTCGGCGGGGAGGACGGGAGGATGATTGTCGGGCAAGTACTTG ACATCAATCTGGCTGGAGAACCCAAACCACACAGGTCAAAAACCACCAAACGCTCAGCTGGAGACATGTACAG GAGAAGACGGAAACACAAGACTGTTAATGTTCTCAGAGACAACAGCTCGACGGACATCATGTCTTAA